The genomic interval TAAAAATAACATTGCTCGTCTAGAGTCGAATGGCTTATTGGACTTGGATTTTAATAGATTAACTGGATTGGGTGGACCAGGTACTTGCTCCATATTGCAACCAGATGGAAAGATTGTAGTGGCTGGTAATTTCAGGGTTGTAAACACTGAAAATTATCGTGGGATAGTGCGTCTGGAATCAAATGGAGAAGTAGATACCAGTTTCCAGGATTCTGGAATAGGTTATCCGTGGATCCGGATTATGAAATCATTACCGGATGGAAAAATTCTAATTATTGGAGATTTCCATAATTATCAGGGGGTTATATGTCCAAAAATCGCCAGACTTCATCCGAACGGAGCAATTGATACGACATTCATTTCACCCTTTCAAAACTATTCTGGGACCATTTATACGCTTTCATTGCAGTCAGATGGGAAAATAGTTGTAGCGGGTGATTTTAATAATACAAACTCTTCTCAGTTTAGGAAAATAGCCAGGTTATTGCCAAGTGGCTCTTTTGATATGAGTTTTAACAGTGAAATAGTACTAAATGAAAGAATTCTTACCAGTGAGATTCAATCGGATGGTAAAATAATTATAGGTGGATCGTTTACAATAATAAATACTGTGTTTCGTTTCTATTTGGCAAGATTGTTACCCAACGGAGATTTGGATAATACTTACAATATTTCTTGCAATGCATACGTTTCGGCATGTAAGTTACAGCCAGATGGAAAATTGATAATAGGTGGTTACTTTGATGGGGTTAATAATCTGGATCATAAGGGAATTGCTAGGATCAATGAAGATGGAACATTGGATAATTCATTTCAGACGGGTAACACTGTTTATTCAACATTTATTCAAGAAATTTCCGTTTTTCCTAGTGGAAAAATTTTGGTTTGCGGGGCTTTTTCTACGGATGGATTTCTACAGCTAAATAATCTGGCACGATTCCAGGCCAACGGAGAATTAGATTACACCTTCAATACTGGTACAGGTCCAAATTTAACGGTTAATTCATTTGAAATCCAACCAGATGAAAAGATCATAATTTGTGGTAGTTTTAGTGCGGTCGACGATATAGGACGAAATAGCATATCCCGTTTGGAGATTTGTCAATCTACCTTTGGGCCAGACACCAGTGTTACCGAATGTGGTCATTTTACCTGGACGAATGGGATAACATATAATCAGAGCGGAAGTTATATTCGAATCATTCCAAATAACATGGGGTGCGATTCGATTCTAAGATTAAACCTGACACTCAATAATAATTCTTCCACTACAAATATAACGTCTTGCGGTTTATACACGTGGACAAATGAACAGACCTATTTTGCATCAGGCTCTTATGATCAAACATTGGTTAATTCAGCAGGCTGTGATTCTTCTGTAAATTTGAATCTGACAGTATTAAATCTACCAAATGCGCAAGCTTTCTTTAATAATGGAACGATGTCGGCATTAGGTGGCAGCACGTATCAATGGATAAATTGCACAACGAATTCGCTTATTCCAGAGGCATCGAGTAATATGTTCATCCCTTCTGAGAATGGATCTTATGCGGTTATTGTTGTGAATGTTGATGGATGCTCCGATACCTCGGACTGTGTCTCCATCATGGATTTAGGTGTTGGTTCTTATACAGATCAGGAATTTTCAGTCATGCCCAACCCAACGAACGATCAGGTCCACATCAATTTCTCTGGCTCAGATGCAGAATTGACCGTTTACGATTTACAAGGAAAAGTCGTCTTGAAAGATCAAATCCAAAATCAAGGAATCATTTCGCTTCAAAACTTCGAACGCGGAGTTTATTTATTTGATTTTAAAAATTCGCAAGGGCATAGCGTTCAGCGAGTGGTGAAACAGTAAGAATTTAATAATGTACATTGTAAATCCGTCTTGAGAAATCAGGGCGGATTTTTGTATTTTTGAAGTACTCCATTTTTACATCCATTGATGAAAATATTAATTGTAGACGACGAAAAAATAGCCCGGGAAAACTGTCAGATGGTATTATCTCTTAGTGGTATCAACGAACTCGTTGTCCGCGAAGCTGATAGTGTTGCCAGTGCTCTGAAAGAAATCGCAGATTTTGATCCAGATTTGCTGTTGCTAGATATTCAACTACACGATAAAAGCGGGTTTGAGATTCTTCAAACAATTGCTCCGCGCTATATACCTACGATTTTTATTACAGCTTACAATGATTTTGCATTGAAAGCGTTTCAGGTTTCTGCGTTGGATTATTTGTTGAAACCCTTTGATCCATCGGAGTTGATTGCTGCTTTGTTGAAAGCACATAAGCGCATTCAGAATGATAAAATATTGGAGCAATTGGATGTTTTTCGCCAGCAATTTTCACCCGAAGAACCAAAACGAATTGTATTAAATACCGCTGATGTACTTCATATTGCAGCGATTGATGATATCACGTATTGTCTTGCAGATGGAGCGTATACGCACTTTTTCTTTGTTGATCGCAAAGAAATTTTGGTTTCCAAAACATTGGCGCATTTTGAAGGCATCATAAATAGCACTCATTTTATTCGCACCCATCAAAGTTATTTGGTGAATATGCGCCATGTAACACAGTTCGACAAACGAAACGGCGGATTTTTAATCCTGCCCAATGGAATTGAAATTCCGGTTTCTACCCGAAAAAAAGAGGAAGTTTTGGCTCATTTTAAAGGTTCCCACTAGTATAAAATTTGAAGGAATGAATGTATTTGAAAAATTAGGCTGTTTGCAGAAAGTTAGCCGCTCTATTGTTCTTGTTGTATTCTGCTTTTTCGCTGGTTTATCTTTTTCGCAGCCGAAGGAGTTGTTGAAAAAACTCCGGTACCACCAAAAAGAAGATACCGTGAAGGCAAAGTTGTATTATGAGATTGCTAGAAATAGTTTTGGAATGGATACACGTTTGTATAAAGCGTATACGGACAGTTCGTTCCAATTGGCTACAAAGCTTAAATTTAGCCGACAAATAGCATTGACACATGCGGCTTATGGATTCTATTACACCCTTACGAACGAATGGGGCAAAACGATCCATCACCTGAAAAAATCAGATAGTATTTATAAAAAAATGGGTGGAAATGATTTTCTGATTATAAAAAACCAAGCCTATTACACAAATTATTACAAGTTCATTGGGGATTATGACAAAGCATTGGAGAACAGCTTAAAAATTCTCCGGTACTATGAAAAACACAACTTAAAAGAGGATCAGGCTAAAGAACTGGGCGAAGTTGCTATCTTGCTGAGTGATCTTAGCCGAAGCGCTGAAGCAGAAAAATACTTCAGAAAGTCCGTCGCTATGCTGAGAGAATTAAAGGATACGATGCAACTTTCCCGGATGTTGCTCAATTTAGGTGCTGAGATATCAGGGAAAGACCAGTATGCTGAAGCAGAAGCTTATATTGGGGAAGCACTTGAGTTTCAAAAGAAATTGAATGACCAGGAACACATATTATCCTGTAAAATGAATCTGGCTTCCATTTATAGTGAAACAAACAGACCTCATAAAGCCTTGCAGCTTGCAAATGAATGTGATGCGGTTTATGAAATGTATTCGGATACAATTCGAATGGTGATGTTGTCCATGTATAAGTCTGTAGCATATAGATCTTTAAAACAGTACGATAAGGCAATTGAAGGCTTGAAATTAAGATATCCTTTAATTAAAGGAAATCCAAGACATCTTGGTTTAGAATCCAATGTCCAAAGAGAGTTTTATCATGTTTATAAAGCGATGGGAAATACTGATTTGGCGCTAAAATATTTGGAAGGATCCAAAGCCCTTTTTGAAGCCAATCAGGATGCAGAGATTCAACGTGCAATTTCCCGCGCACGCGAAGAGTTTGAAACAGAAAAGAAACAAAAGGAAAATGAGCGCTTGAAACAAGAAAATTTACTCAAGGATTTGCAGATCAATCAGCGCAATTACTTTATTTACGGATCTGTTTTATTGATCTTATTGATTTGTGTGATTGCTGTCATAGCTCTTAGAAACAACCGTCTGAAATCAGAAAAAGCAACCGTGGAAATGGAGCAGCGTTTACTGCAAACTCAAATGAATCCACATTTTATTTTCAATGTGCTTCATGCTATTCATACCTCTATGTTGAAACACGATACGGAAGAATCGGGTAAATTATTGACATCCTTCGCTCGTTTGGTTCGGTCTATTCTACAGCATTCTTCCATCAATAATATTTCTTTATCGGAAGAACTTAATTGGTTGAAAGATTACATTCGCTTACAACAACTTCGGTTCAGCGATTCGTTCAACTTTACAATTGATATTGATGAGGCAATTTCGCCAGACAATCTATTGTTACCTCCAATGCTTATTCAGCCATTCATCGAAAATGCAATTGAACACGGATTTTCTGATTTAGACAAACCAGGAGAGCTATACATATCCTATCGAAAAAACAAAAATGAAGTAGAAATTAGAATAGCTGATAACGGTCATGGATTCACTTCGGATGATTTAAATAAAATAAAAGAACATGAATCAATGGCGGTTCAAATCACTGAGAAACGAATCAATTTGCTGAATAAAAGAAGAAAAGGAGCCTTCAAATTCGAAATTGTTTCAACGCCAAATGAAGGAACAAATGTTCTTTTTTCAATTCCTTATCTTACGCTTTTCGATTAGGATTCAGTTTCTTGAAATGAATTAGTAAAATTGCTAACAAAAACGAGTTAACTTATTGAAAATAAATGTTTTAAAATTAAAATGTAAGCAATTTTGCTAAATTGCTTACATGCTCAACAAATTATTTGTAGACGGTTAGTTTAAAAGAGGTATGTTATACTAATCTTTCCTTTAAAGCTTTACCTCCCTGATGAAAATAATGTAGGGCTGCATGCTCAAAAACTACTCAAATTCTCATATATAGAGAAACAACAAGTACGCTTACTTAAAAAATCAACGCACTTGCCAATTTGTCCCAATCGGACACCAAAATCAGCGAATTACTACTTGATCTTCCTGTACTTTTGTCTCAAAACATACATTATGAGATTAATTACGTTATCACTTGTAGCATTAGGATTTTTGGTTGGATCTTGTTCATCTGAGCCACCAGTAACCATCAAAAAAGGACAAGAATCTGCTTTTGACGGTCAAAAAATCACAGTTGATTTTAAAGCAAGCACAGTGTTAGTAAATGAAGAAGAACAACAAACACTTGTTGCACCAGAAGGGAAAATCTATTTATTAGTAGATGTGAAAGCTGCAAATGGAGACTATTTTGCTTCGTTGATGGATGGTGAGACCGAATTGGAGAAAGTTGATTTC from Fluviicola taffensis DSM 16823 carries:
- a CDS encoding tetratricopeptide repeat-containing sensor histidine kinase, which encodes MNVFEKLGCLQKVSRSIVLVVFCFFAGLSFSQPKELLKKLRYHQKEDTVKAKLYYEIARNSFGMDTRLYKAYTDSSFQLATKLKFSRQIALTHAAYGFYYTLTNEWGKTIHHLKKSDSIYKKMGGNDFLIIKNQAYYTNYYKFIGDYDKALENSLKILRYYEKHNLKEDQAKELGEVAILLSDLSRSAEAEKYFRKSVAMLRELKDTMQLSRMLLNLGAEISGKDQYAEAEAYIGEALEFQKKLNDQEHILSCKMNLASIYSETNRPHKALQLANECDAVYEMYSDTIRMVMLSMYKSVAYRSLKQYDKAIEGLKLRYPLIKGNPRHLGLESNVQREFYHVYKAMGNTDLALKYLEGSKALFEANQDAEIQRAISRAREEFETEKKQKENERLKQENLLKDLQINQRNYFIYGSVLLILLICVIAVIALRNNRLKSEKATVEMEQRLLQTQMNPHFIFNVLHAIHTSMLKHDTEESGKLLTSFARLVRSILQHSSINNISLSEELNWLKDYIRLQQLRFSDSFNFTIDIDEAISPDNLLLPPMLIQPFIENAIEHGFSDLDKPGELYISYRKNKNEVEIRIADNGHGFTSDDLNKIKEHESMAVQITEKRINLLNKRRKGAFKFEIVSTPNEGTNVLFSIPYLTLFD
- a CDS encoding T9SS type A sorting domain-containing protein: MNRILTILIILHLSIVSFSQSVTNDLTFNPLDIGYNQGYGADDEVYATAVQTDGKVIIGGDLYSVNLVQLRIARLHTNGSVDTSFHPPFYGISAINDLKIQNDGKIIAVGNFVIDEYGLGHRNISRLNSDGSVDSTFQLDFFTNGSIRNVLIQPDGRMIIAGNFQLWSGAQVRNHIARILPNGLLDTTFISSGTDYEALTIALQNDGKILLGGVFSTVNGSPLYCLARLDSDGSLDSSFPTDLGIAGQVKDIAVQSDGKIMVTGSFTSFNGSNYANMFRLLPDGTVDNSFDLSALLDSSVGVSRVAVQSDDKILMVIESEVPMPGFPNYIINSLVRLNSDGAEDNTFTESTNLARVYSLSVQTDGKIIVGGSFSYISGVFKNNIARLESNGLLDLDFNRLTGLGGPGTCSILQPDGKIVVAGNFRVVNTENYRGIVRLESNGEVDTSFQDSGIGYPWIRIMKSLPDGKILIIGDFHNYQGVICPKIARLHPNGAIDTTFISPFQNYSGTIYTLSLQSDGKIVVAGDFNNTNSSQFRKIARLLPSGSFDMSFNSEIVLNERILTSEIQSDGKIIIGGSFTIINTVFRFYLARLLPNGDLDNTYNISCNAYVSACKLQPDGKLIIGGYFDGVNNLDHKGIARINEDGTLDNSFQTGNTVYSTFIQEISVFPSGKILVCGAFSTDGFLQLNNLARFQANGELDYTFNTGTGPNLTVNSFEIQPDEKIIICGSFSAVDDIGRNSISRLEICQSTFGPDTSVTECGHFTWTNGITYNQSGSYIRIIPNNMGCDSILRLNLTLNNNSSTTNITSCGLYTWTNEQTYFASGSYDQTLVNSAGCDSSVNLNLTVLNLPNAQAFFNNGTMSALGGSTYQWINCTTNSLIPEASSNMFIPSENGSYAVIVVNVDGCSDTSDCVSIMDLGVGSYTDQEFSVMPNPTNDQVHINFSGSDAELTVYDLQGKVVLKDQIQNQGIISLQNFERGVYLFDFKNSQGHSVQRVVKQ
- a CDS encoding LytR/AlgR family response regulator transcription factor, which produces MKILIVDDEKIARENCQMVLSLSGINELVVREADSVASALKEIADFDPDLLLLDIQLHDKSGFEILQTIAPRYIPTIFITAYNDFALKAFQVSALDYLLKPFDPSELIAALLKAHKRIQNDKILEQLDVFRQQFSPEEPKRIVLNTADVLHIAAIDDITYCLADGAYTHFFFVDRKEILVSKTLAHFEGIINSTHFIRTHQSYLVNMRHVTQFDKRNGGFLILPNGIEIPVSTRKKEEVLAHFKGSH